Part of the Gadus macrocephalus chromosome 22, ASM3116895v1 genome, AGTGTAGCTCCGCTTCTGACAATAAAAGGGTTTCCTTCGATTATTTTCTTTTGCAATAATATACATGTTAACTAAGTGAAAAAATGTGATCACTGATGCAAAATAAAGAGTCAAATTTTGTAAAATTACAAGTATCtatcttgtgtctgtgtgagatgtGGATGTTTGTTGATAAGTCAAACTTCCTTTGTTTCTAGGGACTTACAAAAACCTTGTGTGGTCATCACTACCTGGCTTGTTATGATGCTGTATCACCAGAATCTACTAATAGTCATAATTTACCATAATGGTTACCGCACTGAACTTGTACACCAGCGATAActtttgtcaaaaaaatagtTTTCAATGCTGCCGGCTGGGCAATGAGATCAGAAAAGCGCTTTTATTATGACTGCCTGGCTATACTTTGGCCACCGCTTGGCATACTTTATCACCCTGCATTATATATTTACTGTATATCATTAATACGATCAGAGGTCGGGTTACTATTTAGGGGCAGACCTCAAAAATGAAATTCACACACGGGCACACGAGAGACAACACAAATACACTAACACTTGGACTTACATGCTCTCCCTTATTCTAATCCTCAGGACAATGTCAGCCAAGTGATGTCTATTAATATCCCAGCGGGGGCTTAGTGGGGAGCCATAACTGCCATCGCCACCCCCCCGGCCCTCCAGGGATTGCCCTAGGTGATACTAAAGCCTCAGTCCATCACTAGGTTAGCTCAGTAATAGGCAGGGCCACTTCTGGCGGGCCAGGTGATGGAGGCTTGGTGGAGTGGTGAGAGGGGTAGGGTTACAGCGCCAGGCATTCCTCTCTCGTCATATTGTTATGTGAGCATGCCCAGTTGTCCTTCCCCTGTTGATTCAGAGGCAGGGGCCCGGCAGTCTGTTCAGAGCACACGCTACTGAACAAAACATAAGGACTTATTTGAACTCAAAATACAAGTGAAACATCAACAAAAAGCAATAGTTTTTTAATAGAGTTATTACACATCAATCAAGAACTTGAAACAAAGAACCATCAAATCTGATGAACTCCCAGTACAATCGCTGTTCCTGACTAGAGGGATTATGGCCCCTTTCACACATTCATGTTGAAGATATTCCACCTTTGGTACGTTCCTGTGACCCTCACATTCTAAGATGGTACATTTAGAAAACCACTAAATATCCCACATCCACTTGCGTTTGGTTTTCACCTGTGACATTAAAACAGACAGTCAGACTATTAAAGCCCCAGGCAACACGCTCAATCCAAATTATAAGTACATACTTATATTTAACCATGTGATTAGGTTTGACCTCCCGGTCATCACCCACTTAAAACCCAACCCATGTCCCCGAGTTTTTCAACTATTTGACCAATCACACACTGCACactcacttcctcttcctgtttgaAATGAGGGACCCTTGAGCCTGACGGTATGCTTCTTGAGTAATGTGATATATACATGTGATATATATacttgtatgtgtatatatgtatgagatacacatacacatattaaAAGCACAATGTTCTTTCTTTTGGATTATGTGGAGCAAACTCAGGAAATAATGCTTGGCCTCATAACAATAATGCGTTTTAAACAGCTCTCCCAGTAAACCTGTGGTCTATGTTGTTTATCTCTTagtgctgtgtgtctctctggctctcacCTGTTAATCGACCATTTAATAACAAGCAGTACCATTGCATTTTTTCCAAAATGCTTGATTTAGAAATTGCCAAACTTTTTTATGAATTGTTTAAGACTGCAGTCGATGTGTTGCCCTTTCCCTCTTAGGGCACCTCTTTAATTTAGGCCTGATGTAATCTGAGCCCTTTATTCCTTGTGTTGGACAGAAATAGAAAGGCAGAGCATTGTTTTATAGAGCCTTTTGTCACTGtctgcgtctctctcctcctctgtcatcTGCAGAACTATTTGTACCCTCACCCTATATTCGTTAATAGGTCAATTCAGAAGATAAGTGATCAATAGTCTAATCTCTGCTCAATGTGACAGGGGTAAAACACAACGTGCTGATATATTGTGCCGTGTTATCCGTCTCCTTGGTGCTAGCGGGGGTTGAGGTTGTGTTGGTGTCAGCCAGCAGCAGGGTATGTGTGCTGGGGCGAGGGCGGGTTAGGTTAGAGTTACAGGATTAGGAGGCTGTCTTTGATTTGGGAGGAGAGTTTATTGTGGTCAACATTGCCATGGGCGGGGTATAAGATGCATGATGGGGTGGCTGGAGCCTGGCATATAAATGctcttctccatcttctccgTTCCCCTCATTGCCTCTTCTGGTGCTCCCGTGTGCTAGTGATCCACCAGACCCAATCCCCTCCATCCCCTGGACTCACAAGCCCAGCGTTAGCTTCACGTTAGCCAGCCCCAAAAGCCCCTACCACCCCGATCACCATGGAGGCCATCAAGAAGAAAATGCTTATGCTGAAGCTGGACAAGGAGAATGCACTTGACCAGGCTGAGCAGGCGGAGACAGACAAGAAGGCAGCGGAGGACAGAAGCAAACAGGTAGGGCCATAGTGCTCCAGTCCCGTCCCTGAGGTTCTGACCTCCTCCCAACAGCGGCTGGTCACTGCATGCACTACATTATGTTACACCAATGTGTTGCCTGAGCAGCCATTCAACAATATTTGTACTTTGTTGAGTCTTTACTCAACATTTTGCTCTTTACTTAAGATTTTGCCGTTGGGGTTAGAAACATTCATTTCATTAGCATGTAAGTGAATTAATTTATTGAGTGGAAAAAGGATTGAATGTGTAAGAATACAGATGTTTAAAATGAGGTTCTTAGGATTTAACAGAATGCATTAACCATAATTAAAGAGATTCGATTGTAACAAACTCATGGATGGAGCCTGTTCTAGAATAGGTTGATACTGTCATCCATCTGAAGCAACTGTGTCCAGCTGAGTGAGGGCTGGTGGGGTGTGCGACAAGAAAACATTCTGTCAATGCGACAGCCAGTGCTAGCTGCTAGAAACTCGATCTGGTATTTATGACACCAGAGCCGGAACCGGCTAATGGCTGAGGATAGAATGATGGAGAAGCAATCTGGGGGGTGAAGGGATATAAATGGAGAGAGATGATGGATCAAAAAGGGTATTCATATCAGTGCACATCAAGGGACAAAGACAAGTGTCTATTGGGGGTATTTATAGCCTCCCAGGCTACGAACAATTtaccaatggaaataatgaCAGGGAATATGGTCCCAGAAAAATAACAGGATGAAAGATTGATAGATTCTGCTGTAAGAACATCAatatatgtgtacatatatgtttgtatataaACCATTAATcgttaataattaattattattaataatgaacCTCACTCATAAATGTTGCAGTTCTCACAAGTTCTCCCTGACATGtgtctaactctctaactcTAACTTTGACCCTAACTCTAACCGTCTCTTGAAGCATGAAGATGAGCTGATTCAGATGCAGAAGAAGCTGAAGGGCACTGAGGATGAGCTGGACAAGTACTCCGAGGCCCTGAAGGACGCCCAGGAGAAGCTGGAGGTGGCGGACAAGAAGGCCGCTGACGTGAGTACCCGATCTGGGGGCAGACGCTGAGCACAAGGGTGGGCCGGCCACGGGGCACACACTCGTCGTCTTTATTCATTACTATTATTAAAACAACATCAAACCAAGTAGAGTGGGATCTCTACCCCGTCTCCTCTACATCATTCCCCTAGATTCTAGAGTAGATGGACAGCGCTATTGCgtgtgggaaaaaaaacaatgctcCGCTCTCCgctttcccccctcccctctcctcgatACCTCCCATGTTCTCCATGTACCCGACGGCAGCTGCCGGGGGATTCAGGGCTTAATGTGGTAGTGATGTCAGCCATTCCGGCCTTGACAGTTATGTTAACCATGGACCCAGGCCATTTATGGGGACAAAGTCCACTTCAGATTGCTTATGTTATGTAGGGGGCTCTTTCTGCGCCTAGCCACActtttaatttcattttaatTAGCTGCGCTGTCGGTTGAGGGTCTCGCAGTAGAAACACCTTATACATTGTCGACGTACTCATACGAAACTGTTCATTGTCAAACTGGAGTGGCATTTTCAGAACCCAAATGTATTGAATTGTTGAAGGATAAACTGAGTGAATACAAGTATGGATCCAAGTTACCCCTCTCACGCAGACACCCCTTTTGTTTGTGCTATTTATTAATGAGACTAAACGCTCCATTTAACGATGGTCACACATCACTCATTATGTGGCCTATAATTAAGGTTTATTTTGAGGTATATCCTTCTTGGAACATTTTCCTGTTCCTGCGTTTGATAGGTTACCTATAAATAGGGCTATGATGCCACCAAGTGGCAGACAGCTGAAAAGACATGCCAATGTCCCATTGTCCTCGGCCTCATGTTTTCGCCATCAAAGACTTTCCGAAAGAGTAGGCAATGACTCAAATTAAAACTTTTAGAACTTTTTCAATACTTTAAATGGCAATGAAGTGGGTTTTAAAAGTCTAACCCAGGCCAGCCACTGCATTAggcatattttaaatatttgaaaatcTTTCATGAAACCGGACGGAGTTAACTTCTTATTCGCTATAATAAACATAAACGCATCACAGCAAAGAACATCATCGGCTGCATATTTTTCAACATTAGCAGATTTAGAAGGTGGCATATTTATTTGACCTACTGTAGTAGGTAACTTGGCATGCTTAAAACATGCACCGTCATTCCAAAACACTCCCAAACCAGCTATTGCAGTAAGTTTTTAAATGATTCCTATAAGTTGTGGTAGGCTATAAGTTTTTAGAAAATGTTTTAGTTCAGTTCAGTAGCCTACTTTATGTGTCCCGAGAGGTAAATTTGGTTTGAAGCAGTGGAAACGAcacaaataggcctacaacatATAAAAAGACATGAGGCAAAACAATCTGACCAAATACAACCAATAAAACAAAATACCAGTGTTCATTAATAAAAGTCTATTCCATTTAATTATTTAAAGATTTTTAGTCCACACTCTTCTTCGTatctttttatttagttttgaaGACTTAGTCATTTTTGCAAAGGCGTAGGCCTAGCCGTGCGATGGAGGTCGACATAGTGTTATTCTGACCCAGGGTCAGTCTGGTGTATTGCTGCACAGGGCGGAGTCTGGAGGCTGCTGGAGCGAGCAGGGACTTCACTCGTCCGCTCCTCCACAGGCTCATGTGGACGTCATCGTTCTTAGTGCAGAAAGAAGCTCTTTCTTTGGTAACACACAGAGATGATGTCTGATAGTGTCGACGCTGTGAAGCGAAAGATCAGAGTGTTACAGCAGCAGGCTGACGAGGCGGGAGAGCGAGCAGAGTATCTCCAGCGACAGGTGGAAGAAGATCAGACCTCCAGAGGTCAGGTAGGCCTCGTCCAGGGGGCCCGAGCGACCACCATCCCGCCAGGTTATGTTACTGTCCGAGTTGGCTACTGCTGTCCTAGGGGTTGTTGGTCTATGTTTTTTCTGCGTTAACAAGGCTTATCGAAACTGTTCCGAGAGCCATCCTGGAGCAGGGCTATCAAATCTGACCCAACAGAAGAATGGTCCGGCTGCAGTCACAGTATTCTGCCTTATTTGCATCACAGTGTGTTATAATGCGGCATTATTAGCGCAAGATACATGAGGGTCAGCGTAAGTTGACTGCCCAAATAAGGGTTCCCGGATCCACCGGCCTCAGCCTGGGGCCAAACGTCCCATTCATTCTGCCCTAGTTTGTGTTACCGTTACCAAGGCAACGGAAtgcaaacagtgtgtgtgtgtgtgtgtgtgtgtgtgtgtgtgtgtgtgggggggggtctcgtTTGACAACTTTGACCCACATAAAGATACTAGTAGATCGATTACTTCATTCATGCATTAATATTGATAGTAGTTTTTTTATTCCAAAATAAACCCAGGAGCAGCCTCACTATGTCAAATTAATTTTTGCAATTTCTGTAACAATAGGCTCAATGTATGtgcaaagaaaagaaaaccaATTAACTGTTATCTAAATGAACAACATCCATATCATTCATACAGGTTATTTTCTTGGATCTTATTACTTTCATAAGCAGCACGACACCATCAGTGTACAACACCTCCTGTATTTGGCCCCTGACAGCTGTTCAATGTCAACGCTGAGGAACGGATGACACAAAGCCAGCTAGTCAGTTCTGTTCGTTTCCCTAAAGAAAATGTGAAACTGCCAGGGAACGACTGTGAAGGCTTTGAAGATCAAcctgttggtgacccctgcaaGCAGCCTCAGCTTGTTGTAAGATGAGCGGGGTGTCCCGGTACCGGCACGGCCCGCTGCCCACTATAGTTTCATTATCTCAGCTACTTTAACCAAGCTCTGCTATTGGGCGTTCAGCAGTAAAGGAACTCTGTAAAActggtctgcgtgtgtgcgtgcgtgtgtggctgtgtgtctgtgtgtgtctgtgttcctgtgtgcgtgcacaagtgtgcgtgcgtgcgtgcgcgtgtctgtccgtgtgtgcatgcgtctgtatgtatgtgtgtgtgtctgtatggtatGGTGTTAACGGTCTCTTGGTTCtgcaggcggaggcggaggtggccTCCCTGAACCGCCGCAtccagctggtggaggaggagctggaccggGCCCAGGAGAGGCTGGCCACTGCCCTGcagaagctggaggaggcggagaaggcCGCCGACGAGAGCGAGAGGTCGGTGCATACTCCCATTGGCCCGAGGGTCATTGTGAATATTCAAAGTAATCAAAATAAAGGGTTAATCAAAATATATCTTTTGTTTAATATCCAAATTTAAAGAATCCAATCAACAATCGCACACGTGTTGAGACTTTGTGAGATTAGTTCCATTCCAATGGTCACGACCTGTCACAAACAAAAACGCCCGGGTACAATAGAATAGaagctttatttgtcattgggttaaatacagtatttacacaacgaaattaaggTGCCGATCTTGTTCTGtgctttttaaaataaaaacattaaatagTATACAGTacgaaatattaataaatatataacaacaataaaccttccccctgccttccacttaaggcacatttaagtgtccgacaccctcccctccctcccagacaacaacCCTCCCGGCTCCCGCCCACATTCTTCCCACTTTGAAGTCCCAGACTCTGGAACTGGTCCCAGTAGTACATGACGTGTCTGTTTTAGGGCGATGAAGGTGATTGAAAACAGGGCCCAGAAAGATGAGGAGAAGATGGAGCTGCAGGAGATTCAGCTGAAGGAAGCCAAGCACATCGCTGAAGAGGCAGATCGGAAATACGAAGAGGTGAGATAAGGCTGCGGTCGGTCTGTTAGCCAGGAGGgctctccacctcttcctcctcaccgtTCCACACTCCTGACATTTGGATTCTACTTGCCATTTactctagtatatatatatttatatatatatacatacatacatttatctATATAATGCAGCATTTAAGCTGTGGATATTCTCAGGCTTATCTCAGAGGCTGAGGCTAGCTCTATGGGGTCCTGGCCTCAAACTACAGGCTGCTGGCTCTGGTTCTTTTAGGTTAATAGCTCTCGCCGTTCAATGCTTGGAATCTGAGTTCTGATGGAAACCTCCCATGACCTCCATGCAGGTGGCTCGTAAGCTGGTCATCGTTGAGGGAGAGCTGGAGCGGACGGAGGAGAGGGCGGAGCTGGCTGAGGCGTGAGTACTCACCGTTGAAACACTTGATGAGTTTTGAATGGCAGTGGTGTATTTGCTGTGTGAGTTATCATGCTTGCTTGACACTTTTGGATAGTTTTACCAGTGACCTATCAGCATTGCACTCATGTGTGTAGGTTAGTTAAGTCTTACTCTTCAACTTTTGTTTAgttatttagtttaattcaaACTGCCAGGAAGATCCACCCAAACAGCAATAACTGCTCCCAGTTATCAGGTGGGAGAATTTCAGAAAAAAGGAAAGCTAAATAACAGTTTCCTGTAAATAACAGTTCCTGTAAATAACAGTGTTCTGTCGTGTGAGGGGgaaacccggtatcacgcgattttgTGCTCATGCTCacaaattaaattaatcagCTGACAGGTGGCGCATGGTCAGAGTCTACTGGCTACCTTTataggatgggattttattgataacattattgacATCACTATCGATCAACATTGACTACAGACATGTCCTGGTGACTTTAGGCGACCAACTGGTAACACATATTCAGACTTTGAATACCAATTATCAAAGTAATGTATTTTCCCCAGAGCAAACAGGTTTAATTCTTTGCTTTTGCCGTGTAAGCCTTTCACTGGTTGTTGCAACACATTTTGTACATTAAATAGTTCTCACAGAGATTATTATAGATCATCATGACTGTTCATGATCCCATCCATGTTTATGGAATGTTACCGGGTAAATATTGAGAAAATCTGGTTCAAAATAATTCCTTTAAAACTATAATTTAGCATCATGTCAAAGCTTATCGGTAGTTGCcgtttttacatttacagatACATTGGTACTATTATCCAGAGAGGAAATTTGTACATTCCCCTTTCCATATCAAGGGTTGCAGCCTAACCATAAGATGCATGTCTGGTTTCCTTTGATGTGTCAACGTATGGCTGTCGCTTCCCAACCACCCCTGCCTTCCAACTCCCACCAACCACGCGCTGCTCTCTCATTCCTGCACGTTGTGGTGGTCTGTGACCGCCCACTATCAGCCAAGCTAGGGCGCTGGAGCATGAGCAAAGGGGCTTTGACCAATCATTGGAGACCCTCCATGCCTCTGAGGACCAGGTAGACTCATTTCAGATTTATAGCAGCCAGGTCAACCTTTCTCGCTCTATGCCCATGGTTGTTGCATGCGCTTTCCTGTGCCCTCCCTCATTGCGTGTTCCAGATCTTTGCAGGTTATAGGTCTAGAACAAGCACCCGACCACAGCTCGTTAGAAAGTATGATTCTTCCAATTTTGGCTGGTGAAGCAGTAGGGTTAAAAATGGGAAATGATTGTTAGTCTCTCCATATTGCGGCTCAAGCTGTGGCTTGTTCCAGGCTCATACTGTTGTATCGACAAAAAACACTAGAAACTAACAACCTGGGAAACTCTCCTGCacatcttttctttctctctccgacATTTCTTTTCTCATTCAAACTTTGATGTTTCGACGGATCAAATCCTTTTTGTCTGTTCCATCGGTTATCCAACTGTGTTTTCCTGCTCATGTCTCCCCTGACCGCCCTCTCTTCTGTTTCACCATCCTGTGGCCCTGCCCGGCGGGGTGCTGTCCCTTCCTCTGTCCCCCCTTGACACGTACCACCCCCGTCCTATACTCCAGTAAATGTGCTGAACTGGAGGAGGAACTGAAAAACGTCACAAATAACCTTAAGTCTCTAGAGGCGCAGGCTGAGAAGGTAGGGCGGCAGGCTGTTCCCGTGTGTTGTCGGGGTTTCTGGGTGAGAAAGAGAGTAGATGAATGATATAGTTCAAAATTTAACGTTGGACTTGcagtaaatattttttttttgcaaatgacaatttttttttgtcattttgtatatttaagtctctatactttttttttataaatatacatttataagaAAATAATCGACATTGGAGCAACAATAAAAGCAACATATCGATACATAAACACTATAATGATGATAATGAAATGATGATGAAACAGATATATATACAATAATTTTATATTCATCAGTTTGTATTCATTAAAAGGGCAAATATGACAAATATGGCAAATTATTCTTAACTTTTGTAGAGGTCACACCTCTGGATATTATGAGTTAGGTAGGCTTTTGTAGTTGGCTGTTTGTAATCACTCATTGAACAAGAACTTTGGGAACAATTCCTACTGGCGACTGCCTTTTGGATAGACCTTGAAAGTTCAACCAGTGAATTCTTACCCTGGGGGCTTTGGATTTCTGACTGCCTGCAGTAGATGTAGGGAGGCTGAGGAAAGGTTAATCACCACATTGGTCATATTGAAATTAGCTGTATAAGTAAATCAATAATTATTTCTTTAGCTGTGCACAATTGCCAAACTAACTTTGCATTTTTGTCTCCCAAAGTACTCTCAAAAAGAGGACAAATATGAGGAAGAGATCAAAATCCTGACGGACAAGCTGAAAGAGGCAAGTTTATTGGCTTCAAAAAGCCCATTGATCCTAATGCCCATTGATCAAATTCTTTGCATTGTGTCATGTTAggattgttgtattgttttactCACAATGAAAGGATCCTAAAAACATTGGTCCCTAAAAATAAACCCTACCTACTCATTGAAATGCTGATATTGAACCTGTGCATTTTTAACTCTGCAGGCTGAAACCCGTGCAGAGTTTGCAGAAAGGTCCGTCGCAAAGCTGGAGAAGACAATCGACGATCTAGAAGGTAAACTGGTGGTGTTGTCCGTTTCTCTGAGACAACGTACTGAAAATATGTCTGTAGAATTTGTGATGAAATGTTACTCATGTAGCAACAAGCGAGATGATAGGGAAAATGAAACGCATTTTCCTTATCATGCTTGTGAAGACTTTGCGCCTTCAAAAAAATGCACATTGCATGAGAACTTCCTTCCTTTCAAATCCCTTTTATCCAAGTCTTTCTTTCTGCTCTCACCTTGTTTTTttcctctgtccgtctgtggaTACACCAACAGACGAGCTTTATGCACAGAAACTCAAGTACAAGGCTATCAGTGAGGAGCTGGATCACGCCCTGAATGACATGACCTCTATGTAAATACGCTCTGAGTGGTTTTCAACTAGCATGCGGTCGCTTGGTTTTAAATAGTTCACAATTTAACTAATTTCTAAATGAAAGCTAGCTCCATTGGCCAAATGTGGTCAGTACATAACTAAATTAAGTCCTACTTATTTCGTAATTGCGATTTAGTTTCTACACACTCTTTTTGTGTTGCATGTACTAAGCTGTAAAACTTTTTGACCGACTTTCTTGTATCGAAATGTAATTTAATCAAGGGTTTCGCCAAATTAATCACGTGTGAAGGTGCAACATCTACCTACATGCAAATAAGGGAAAAGTCCCTTATTTGCATGATGCAAATAAGGGACTTTTCATAAGAAATATGTGATATTGACCTAAAAACGCTTTATGCTGGATAACATATTTCCTTTAATGCTATGTCTTAATAAGAACATCCAACCTAAACACAATGAATACACTGGTTATTCTTCAATGTGTCCTATTTTCAGATAAAATGTCTTGGATTCGGCTGTACTTTCAAGTTCTGGTTGC contains:
- the tpm3 gene encoding tropomyosin alpha-3 chain isoform X1, whose translation is MEAIKKKMLMLKLDKENALDQAEQAETDKKAAEDRSKQHEDELIQMQKKLKGTEDELDKYSEALKDAQEKLEVADKKAADAEAEVASLNRRIQLVEEELDRAQERLATALQKLEEAEKAADESERAMKVIENRAQKDEEKMELQEIQLKEAKHIAEEADRKYEEVARKLVIVEGELERTEERAELAEAKCAELEEELKNVTNNLKSLEAQAEKYSQKEDKYEEEIKILTDKLKEAETRAEFAERSVAKLEKTIDDLEDELYAQKLKYKAISEELDHALNDMTSI
- the tpm3 gene encoding tropomyosin alpha-3 chain isoform X3, yielding MMSDSVDAVKRKIRVLQQQADEAGERAEYLQRQVEEDQTSRGQAEAEVASLNRRIQLVEEELDRAQERLATALQKLEEAEKAADESERAMKVIENRAQKDEEKMELQEIQLKEAKHIAEEADRKYEEVARKLVIVEGELERTEERAELAEAKCAELEEELKNVTNNLKSLEAQAEKYSQKEDKYEEEIKILTDKLKEAETRAEFAERSVAKLEKTIDDLEDELYAQKLKYKAISEELDHALNDMTSM
- the tpm3 gene encoding tropomyosin alpha-3 chain isoform X4, coding for MMSDSVDAVKRKIRVLQQQADEAGERAEYLQRQVEEDQTSRGQAEAEVASLNRRIQLVEEELDRAQERLATALQKLEEAEKAADESERAMKVIENRAQKDEEKMELQEIQLKEAKHIAEEADRKYEEVARKLVIVEGELERTEERAELAEAKCAELEEELKNVTNNLKSLEAQAEKYSQKEDKYEEEIKILTDKLKEAETRAEFAERSVAKLEKTIDDLEDMLLLARSEHMELHCTLDQTLAELNNL
- the tpm3 gene encoding tropomyosin alpha-3 chain isoform X2; the protein is MEAIKKKMLMLKLDKENALDQAEQAETDKKAAEDRSKQHEDELIQMQKKLKGTEDELDKYSEALKDAQEKLEVADKKAADAEAEVASLNRRIQLVEEELDRAQERLATALQKLEEAEKAADESERAMKVIENRAQKDEEKMELQEIQLKEAKHIAEEADRKYEEVARKLVIVEGELERTEERAELAEAQARALEHEQRGFDQSLETLHASEDQYSQKEDKYEEEIKILTDKLKEAETRAEFAERSVAKLEKTIDDLEDELYAQKLKYKAISEELDHALNDMTSI
- the tpm3 gene encoding tropomyosin alpha-3 chain isoform X5 → MMSDSVDAVKRKIRVLQQQADEAGERAEYLQRQVEEDQTSRGQAEAEVASLNRRIQLVEEELDRAQERLATALQKLEEAEKAADESERAMKVIENRAQKDEEKMELQEIQLKEAKHIAEEADRKYEEVARKLVIVEGELERTEERAELAEAQARALEHEQRGFDQSLETLHASEDQYSQKEDKYEEEIKILTDKLKEAETRAEFAERSVAKLEKTIDDLEDMLLLARSEHMELHCTLDQTLAELNNL